The proteins below are encoded in one region of Paenarthrobacter ilicis:
- a CDS encoding matrixin family metalloprotease, with product MDPEPVEARAPKHRRSGTSLRILRGLLLAGVAAVVAVLVSGYLHGDPRITALFPGAGLPGAAPAGQSAAKTGRAVDAPPPGLEEEDSPLVTPSAPAVTNDSYKFLATNDGGAPVGYSPCRPLHYVVNNANAPAGSDELLSTAIANISAASGIRFVNDGTTDEQPVERREPYQRDKYGDRWAPLLIAWTTPSVAPALEGTVIGTGGSTTYSLNNGPKSYITGNLELDTPQVAELLAANGADYVLAVMQHELGHVMGLDHVDDPVQLMYPEIGAPDGLAAGDLTGLHLLSSAPCRKDI from the coding sequence GTGGACCCGGAGCCGGTAGAGGCACGTGCGCCCAAGCACCGCCGCTCGGGTACATCGTTGCGTATCCTCCGCGGCCTCCTGCTGGCCGGCGTTGCCGCGGTGGTGGCAGTCCTGGTGAGCGGCTACCTGCACGGTGATCCGCGGATCACGGCCTTGTTCCCGGGGGCCGGGCTGCCGGGTGCAGCACCTGCCGGCCAGAGTGCCGCCAAAACCGGACGAGCGGTTGACGCGCCGCCGCCCGGGCTGGAGGAGGAGGACTCGCCGCTGGTCACCCCCTCAGCGCCCGCCGTCACCAATGACTCCTACAAGTTCCTGGCGACCAACGACGGCGGCGCTCCCGTTGGTTACTCCCCCTGCCGTCCGCTGCATTATGTGGTCAACAACGCCAATGCCCCTGCCGGATCGGACGAATTGCTGTCCACGGCAATCGCCAACATCTCGGCGGCCTCCGGGATCCGGTTCGTCAACGATGGCACCACGGATGAGCAGCCCGTGGAGCGCCGCGAACCCTATCAACGTGATAAGTACGGTGACCGCTGGGCACCCCTCCTGATCGCCTGGACCACGCCCTCGGTGGCGCCGGCCTTGGAAGGGACCGTGATCGGTACCGGCGGAAGTACCACGTACTCGCTCAACAACGGCCCCAAAAGCTACATCACCGGCAACCTTGAGCTGGACACCCCGCAGGTGGCCGAGCTCCTGGCCGCGAACGGTGCGGACTACGTGCTGGCCGTGATGCAGCACGAACTGGGGCATGTGATGGGCTTGGACCATGTGGACGATCCAGTCCAACTGATGTACCCGGAGATCGGGGCTCCGGACGGACTGGCAGCGGGCGACCTCACCGGGTTGCATCTTCTGTCCTCTGCTCCCTGCCGCAAGGACATCTAG
- a CDS encoding chitobiase/beta-hexosaminidase C-terminal domain-containing protein, whose amino-acid sequence MDRPNSATRRHLPSLSPARGLRRRVVGMFLGITVAAGGLIATTALPAAAAVPPCPGTGGAMQVVAHTDDDLLFLSPDFMRDIQAKRCVQTVFTTAGEAGEGASYWRGLEAGIRASYAKMAGVADSWTTSDAGVPNRPLTKQTLNGAPNVSVVFMRLPDGFPDGDGSAAYNAQSILKLWDGRLSSIRPVDNAATFTKSQFQTALNRLVANFQPTTFRSQDWTGNFNNPYDHSDHWATAKFAQLATRSYTGPHTSSAYDAYVIDEYPQNVTGAELNAKVDTFVRFSDFDMYICSSPGEGCPDSPYDEWLKRQYITAIEWTGNAAKAAGATVTASSQKAAAQSPEKARDGYAWGAPMDANREWVSAGEKAGSWIQYNFSPTQTISAVNLADRPLLTDQITGGNLQFSDGSTVPVPALPNNGSGLTINFPARTVSSVRLNITSVSASTTNAGLAEFEAFLGTDTVAPVVTATPAGGTYASGQTVTLSANETSTIYYTVNGTTPTTASSKYTAPLTLSGPLTLKYFAVDAAGNSSAVVTQTYSTGPDVTKPVVTANPVGGQLAPGSKVTLTANEPAEIRYTTDGTDPLTAGLVYTAAIPYNGPGPMALKYFARDTAGNVSDVVTQTYTAPPDTTAPTVTPNPTGRALASGATITLTANEPAAIYYTTNGSTPTATESATNIKYTGPITMGSSTLVLKYIGVDTAGNTSAVGTQTYTVPAAGPPSSHDFNGDGKSDVLAADTAGNLYLYPGDGAGGLLPRQVALPAPAWSGITDTITPGDFNKDGKPDLLARAGDVLWFYPGDGAGSFGARKQVSTGWSTMTQLFSPGDFSGDGIPDFIGRRSNGELRLYEGNGTGGQRTPYTVGWGWDVMNSIISTGDFNGDGKGDVLARRADTGALWLYPGDGAGGFLQWTQIGTGWATRTALAGPRDLSGDGANDVLGRIGDTLWLYPGTGGGTLSNVPPTSLGTGWQSMRIIA is encoded by the coding sequence GTGGACCGTCCAAATTCAGCCACCCGTCGTCACCTTCCTTCCCTTTCGCCCGCCCGTGGCTTGCGCCGCCGGGTTGTGGGTATGTTCCTCGGCATCACCGTGGCCGCTGGTGGGCTCATCGCCACCACAGCCCTCCCGGCAGCCGCGGCCGTTCCGCCGTGTCCCGGCACGGGCGGAGCCATGCAGGTGGTGGCGCACACCGACGATGACCTGCTGTTCCTCAGCCCCGATTTCATGCGGGACATCCAGGCCAAACGGTGCGTCCAAACGGTGTTCACCACTGCCGGGGAAGCCGGCGAGGGTGCCTCGTATTGGAGGGGCCTGGAAGCCGGCATTCGCGCCAGCTACGCGAAAATGGCGGGCGTGGCCGACTCCTGGACAACCTCGGATGCCGGGGTTCCCAACCGTCCGTTGACCAAGCAGACCCTCAACGGGGCCCCCAACGTTTCGGTGGTGTTCATGCGCCTGCCGGATGGTTTCCCGGATGGTGACGGCAGCGCAGCCTACAACGCCCAGAGCATCCTGAAGCTGTGGGACGGGCGGCTCTCCAGCATCAGGCCGGTGGACAACGCGGCAACGTTCACCAAGTCCCAGTTCCAAACCGCCTTGAACCGGCTGGTGGCCAATTTCCAACCCACAACTTTCCGCTCGCAGGACTGGACCGGCAACTTCAACAATCCCTATGACCACAGCGACCACTGGGCTACGGCCAAGTTCGCGCAGCTTGCAACCCGCAGTTACACGGGACCCCACACGTCCTCGGCCTATGACGCCTATGTCATTGACGAGTACCCGCAGAATGTCACCGGCGCTGAGCTGAACGCCAAAGTGGACACTTTTGTGCGCTTCTCAGACTTCGATATGTACATCTGCAGCAGCCCCGGAGAAGGATGTCCGGACTCGCCCTACGATGAGTGGCTGAAACGGCAGTACATCACGGCGATCGAGTGGACCGGGAATGCTGCCAAGGCCGCGGGCGCAACGGTCACGGCCTCCTCCCAGAAAGCGGCTGCACAGAGCCCGGAGAAAGCACGGGACGGCTACGCATGGGGAGCCCCCATGGACGCCAACCGCGAGTGGGTCTCGGCCGGTGAAAAGGCAGGAAGTTGGATCCAGTACAACTTCTCCCCCACCCAGACCATCAGCGCCGTCAACCTCGCCGACCGGCCACTCCTCACCGACCAGATCACCGGCGGCAACCTGCAGTTCTCCGACGGCAGCACGGTTCCCGTGCCGGCCCTTCCCAACAACGGATCCGGCCTCACCATCAACTTTCCTGCCAGGACCGTGAGCTCCGTTCGCCTGAATATCACCTCGGTCAGTGCCAGTACCACCAACGCGGGCCTGGCCGAATTCGAAGCCTTCCTAGGCACCGATACCGTGGCTCCGGTGGTCACCGCCACACCCGCCGGCGGGACCTACGCCTCCGGGCAGACAGTCACCCTGTCCGCCAATGAGACCTCCACCATCTACTACACCGTCAACGGCACCACGCCCACCACGGCCAGCAGCAAATACACCGCTCCGCTGACCCTCAGTGGCCCGTTGACCCTGAAGTACTTCGCGGTGGATGCCGCCGGAAACTCGTCCGCAGTGGTCACCCAGACCTACTCCACGGGCCCGGACGTTACCAAGCCGGTGGTCACCGCCAACCCGGTGGGAGGCCAGTTGGCGCCAGGCAGCAAGGTAACGCTGACCGCCAACGAACCCGCCGAAATCCGGTACACCACCGACGGCACCGATCCACTGACGGCCGGACTGGTCTACACAGCGGCCATCCCCTACAACGGTCCCGGCCCCATGGCGTTGAAGTACTTCGCCCGTGACACCGCCGGCAACGTATCGGACGTCGTGACGCAAACGTACACAGCACCGCCGGACACCACCGCGCCCACGGTGACGCCCAACCCCACCGGGCGTGCCCTGGCCAGCGGAGCCACCATCACCCTGACCGCCAACGAGCCTGCCGCCATCTACTACACCACCAATGGCAGCACTCCCACCGCCACGGAATCAGCAACGAACATCAAGTACACCGGGCCCATCACCATGGGCAGCTCCACCCTGGTGCTCAAGTACATCGGGGTGGACACGGCCGGCAACACCTCCGCCGTGGGAACACAGACCTACACCGTTCCCGCAGCCGGACCGCCGTCGTCGCACGATTTCAACGGTGACGGAAAGTCGGATGTCCTCGCGGCCGATACCGCCGGGAACCTGTACCTCTACCCCGGAGACGGCGCCGGTGGCCTGCTGCCCCGCCAGGTGGCGTTGCCTGCACCCGCGTGGTCCGGCATCACGGACACCATCACCCCCGGGGACTTCAACAAGGACGGCAAACCTGACCTGTTGGCACGCGCCGGAGATGTGCTCTGGTTCTACCCGGGTGACGGCGCAGGCAGCTTCGGTGCACGCAAGCAGGTCAGCACCGGCTGGAGCACCATGACCCAGCTCTTCTCCCCCGGCGACTTCAGCGGCGACGGAATCCCCGATTTCATCGGCCGGCGCAGCAACGGCGAGCTGCGCCTCTACGAAGGAAACGGGACCGGCGGGCAACGCACCCCCTACACCGTGGGCTGGGGTTGGGACGTCATGAATTCCATCATCAGCACCGGAGATTTCAACGGCGATGGCAAGGGCGACGTCCTGGCGCGGCGTGCGGATACCGGCGCACTATGGCTGTACCCGGGAGACGGCGCCGGGGGCTTCCTGCAATGGACGCAGATAGGAACGGGCTGGGCAACAAGAACCGCCCTGGCCGGCCCGCGGGACCTGAGCGGTGACGGCGCCAACGACGTCCTGGGCCGTATCGGAGACACCCTGTGGCTCTACCCCGGAACCGGCGGGGGCACGCTCAGCAATGTGCCGCCCACCAGCCTGGGTACCGGTTGGCAGTCGATGAGGATCATCGCCTAG
- a CDS encoding ATP-binding cassette domain-containing protein, producing MNAKEIDQQTLLRNEKDPLTHTPVHLLSLENVGKHYGNIIALRDVTMAVDNGRVTCVLGDNGAGKSTLIKIIAGLHQHDEGTLNIMGDPRKFSSPREALDAGIATVYQDLAVVPLMPIWRNFFLGSELTSGFGPFKSMDVQKMKDITLKELAEMGIDLRDVDQPIGQLSGGERQCVAIARAVYFGAKVLILDEPTAALGVKQSGVVLRYILQARDRGLGVIFITHNPHHAFPVGDRFLLLKRGKSIGYYDKKDITLDELTAQMAGGAELAELAHELEQLGGHSEALKEVKAEVADVADAVPEATAKRH from the coding sequence ATGAATGCCAAAGAGATCGACCAGCAAACCTTGCTCAGGAATGAAAAGGACCCGCTGACCCACACGCCCGTGCACCTGCTGTCCTTGGAGAACGTGGGAAAGCACTACGGCAACATCATTGCCCTCCGGGATGTGACCATGGCCGTAGACAACGGCCGCGTCACCTGCGTCCTGGGCGACAACGGCGCCGGCAAATCGACACTGATCAAAATCATCGCCGGTCTGCACCAGCACGACGAAGGCACGCTGAACATCATGGGCGACCCCAGGAAGTTCTCCTCTCCCAGGGAGGCCCTGGATGCCGGCATCGCCACCGTGTACCAAGACCTGGCCGTGGTCCCGCTGATGCCCATTTGGCGGAACTTCTTCCTTGGCTCCGAGCTCACCAGCGGTTTTGGCCCGTTCAAGAGCATGGACGTCCAGAAGATGAAGGACATCACGCTCAAAGAACTGGCCGAGATGGGCATCGACCTTCGCGATGTGGACCAGCCCATCGGGCAGTTGTCCGGCGGCGAGCGCCAGTGTGTGGCGATCGCCCGTGCTGTGTACTTCGGCGCCAAGGTGCTGATCCTCGATGAACCCACGGCCGCGCTGGGCGTCAAGCAGTCCGGCGTCGTGCTCCGCTACATCCTGCAGGCCCGCGACCGGGGCCTGGGCGTCATCTTCATTACCCACAACCCGCACCACGCCTTTCCTGTGGGGGACCGGTTCCTGCTGCTCAAGCGTGGTAAGTCAATTGGTTACTACGACAAGAAGGACATCACCCTGGATGAGTTGACGGCCCAGATGGCCGGCGGCGCTGAACTGGCTGAGCTGGCCCACGAGCTGGAGCAGCTGGGCGGCCACTCCGAAGCCCTGAAGGAAGTGAAAGCCGAGGTTGCAGACGTTGCCGACGCGGTTCCAGAGGCCACTGCCAAACGGCACTGA
- a CDS encoding LOG family protein has translation MNRSGALNPSPRTLDIGSLAHFQQLVGQGAATMHGWHAQSLDLRGHSRELKALNPQGAVFLGCTFDDGVEESLRRRGALIFPKLHGIPFDPYRGGLYTAAELYADISSTPYESTPDAQIYQWSILPGQRKSLDATLAAALHDHAIGDALDEALDHGAFSGSRLVGVMGGHSAQRGAQDYADAARLGRLLARDGFTVATGGGPGAMEAANMGAYLSGTPDAGFAAALDDLATVPGFRPSVSAWARKAAAVVERYPQGTPTLGIPTWFYGHEPPNLFSTHIAKYFANAVREAILLELCNGGIVFLPGAAGTVQEIFQDACENYYGTPETITPMVLVGRGYWEETLPAWQMLTSLAVNKPMQDRIFLVDTVDQAVDVLARQG, from the coding sequence ATGAATCGTTCCGGAGCGTTGAATCCCAGCCCGCGGACACTGGACATCGGCAGCCTGGCGCACTTCCAGCAATTGGTAGGGCAGGGAGCCGCCACCATGCACGGGTGGCACGCGCAGTCGCTGGACCTGCGCGGGCACTCCCGGGAGCTCAAAGCACTCAACCCGCAGGGCGCGGTTTTCCTGGGCTGCACCTTTGACGACGGCGTGGAAGAGAGCCTGCGACGCCGCGGAGCACTGATCTTTCCCAAACTGCACGGCATCCCCTTCGACCCCTACCGTGGCGGCCTTTACACCGCCGCCGAACTGTATGCGGACATCTCCTCCACACCCTACGAATCCACACCTGACGCACAGATCTACCAATGGAGCATCCTTCCAGGCCAACGGAAGAGCCTGGACGCCACCCTGGCAGCAGCCCTGCACGATCACGCCATCGGTGATGCCCTGGACGAGGCCCTGGACCATGGCGCATTCTCCGGCAGCCGGCTGGTGGGAGTGATGGGCGGCCACTCCGCCCAGCGGGGAGCGCAGGACTATGCCGATGCTGCCCGCTTGGGCCGGCTGCTTGCCCGGGACGGTTTCACGGTGGCTACCGGTGGTGGGCCGGGGGCCATGGAAGCGGCCAACATGGGCGCCTACCTCAGCGGAACACCCGACGCCGGATTCGCCGCCGCCCTGGATGACCTCGCCACAGTACCGGGGTTCAGGCCGTCAGTGTCGGCTTGGGCGCGCAAGGCCGCCGCCGTCGTCGAACGCTACCCGCAGGGAACCCCGACGCTGGGCATCCCCACCTGGTTTTACGGGCACGAACCTCCCAACCTGTTCTCAACCCACATTGCCAAGTACTTCGCCAACGCTGTCCGGGAAGCAATCCTGCTGGAACTGTGCAACGGCGGGATCGTCTTCCTGCCCGGAGCTGCGGGGACGGTCCAGGAAATCTTCCAGGACGCCTGCGAGAACTACTACGGAACGCCGGAGACCATCACACCCATGGTCCTGGTGGGACGTGGATACTGGGAGGAGACACTGCCGGCGTGGCAGATGCTCACCAGTTTGGCCGTCAACAAACCCATGCAGGACCGGATCTTCCTGGTGGACACCGTGGACCAGGCCGTGGATGTCCTCGCCCGGCAGGGGTGA
- a CDS encoding VIT1/CCC1 transporter family protein codes for MQKHPESSTTPSPDREETPTTEEANDPSSSDIRRWRQYLADERAEAAVYRQLAQRRDGEERQILLALAEAEGRHEAHWLKLLGEHAGMPKAASARSQFLGFLARNFGSVFVLALAQRAEGRSPYGAEPAATPAMVADEQIHEEVVRGLATRGRNRLSGTFRAAVFGANDGLVSNLSLVMGMAATGVPSPVVLMSGVAGLLAGALSMGAGEYVSVRSQRELLNATLPTQATLTAAPSLDIEHNELVLVYRARGMTQEAAEHRAAERMGLFSCDCDPSLSLQPERPDVDDHESVGSAWGAALSSFCFFASGAIVPILPFIFGMTGVAALMVAGVLVGIALLATGAVVGLLSGTSPLSRGLRQLAIGLGAAAATYGLGLLFGAAIV; via the coding sequence GTGCAAAAGCACCCGGAATCTTCCACCACACCCAGCCCGGACCGGGAAGAAACCCCCACCACAGAAGAAGCCAACGATCCGTCGTCGTCGGACATCAGGCGCTGGCGCCAGTACTTGGCCGATGAGCGGGCAGAAGCTGCTGTATACCGCCAACTGGCCCAACGCCGCGACGGCGAAGAGCGCCAGATCCTCCTTGCCTTGGCCGAGGCGGAGGGCCGCCACGAGGCCCACTGGCTCAAGCTGCTGGGCGAACACGCCGGCATGCCCAAGGCAGCATCAGCCCGCAGCCAATTCCTTGGCTTCCTGGCACGCAACTTCGGTTCCGTGTTTGTCCTGGCCTTGGCGCAGCGCGCGGAAGGCCGGTCCCCCTACGGTGCCGAGCCCGCTGCGACCCCCGCCATGGTGGCCGACGAGCAAATCCACGAAGAAGTGGTCCGCGGCCTGGCCACCCGGGGACGGAACAGGTTGTCCGGAACTTTCCGGGCAGCAGTTTTCGGCGCCAACGACGGTTTGGTCAGCAACTTGTCCCTGGTGATGGGCATGGCCGCCACCGGCGTGCCCAGCCCGGTGGTCCTGATGAGCGGCGTGGCAGGCCTTCTTGCCGGTGCCTTGTCCATGGGTGCGGGCGAATACGTCTCGGTGCGGTCCCAACGCGAACTTCTCAACGCCACCCTGCCAACCCAGGCCACGCTGACCGCTGCACCGTCGCTGGATATCGAACACAACGAACTGGTGCTGGTGTACCGGGCCCGCGGCATGACCCAGGAGGCTGCCGAACACCGTGCCGCCGAGCGCATGGGACTGTTCAGTTGTGACTGCGACCCCAGCCTGTCGCTCCAGCCGGAGAGGCCGGATGTGGACGATCACGAGTCTGTGGGCTCGGCCTGGGGAGCAGCACTCTCAAGCTTCTGCTTCTTCGCCTCCGGTGCGATCGTGCCCATTCTGCCCTTCATTTTCGGGATGACGGGTGTGGCTGCGCTGATGGTGGCCGGTGTCCTGGTGGGCATCGCACTGTTGGCGACCGGCGCCGTCGTCGGACTCCTGTCCGGAACGTCCCCGCTGAGCCGTGGGCTCCGCCAACTGGCGATCGGCTTGGGCGCTGCTGCGGCGACCTACGGGCTGGGGCTGCTGTTCGGCGCGGCGATCGTCTAA
- a CDS encoding Gfo/Idh/MocA family oxidoreductase, whose product MREVTLGLVGVGRIGVMHAKNIRALNGQLDQDGIQVRLKLTDVAADHARSVAASVGAEFVGSVEELIASGIDGLVIATGTATHPDLIRAGVDAGVPVFCEKPVAVNVAESLPVLGYISEKAGVVQIGHQRRFDAGYLEAKRAYDAGELGWIHSVRAVTCDMTPPPVEFLASSGGLFRDCSVHDFDILRWLTGKEIVEVYAKGSNNGDPAIGGVGDVDTALAVVTFDDGTVGTVSASRYNGAGHDVRLELQGSDGSVLVGMDEQMALRSAEPGVGFPGGPAHKTFAERFDQAYRSEIAAFVEVVLGQRKNPCTPEDAVAASRVADAAQESLETGAAVRVRLS is encoded by the coding sequence ATGAGAGAAGTAACCCTGGGCCTGGTAGGCGTCGGCAGGATCGGCGTGATGCACGCGAAAAACATCAGGGCGCTCAACGGGCAGCTGGACCAGGACGGTATCCAGGTCCGGCTGAAGCTCACGGACGTGGCAGCAGACCACGCCCGATCCGTGGCTGCAAGCGTCGGCGCTGAGTTTGTGGGATCCGTGGAGGAGCTGATCGCTTCCGGCATTGACGGGCTGGTCATCGCTACGGGCACGGCAACCCACCCGGACCTCATCCGGGCAGGAGTGGACGCCGGCGTCCCGGTGTTCTGCGAAAAACCCGTGGCCGTGAACGTGGCGGAGTCACTGCCCGTTCTGGGGTACATCAGCGAGAAAGCCGGAGTGGTGCAGATTGGCCACCAGCGCCGCTTCGACGCCGGCTACCTGGAAGCGAAACGTGCTTACGATGCCGGTGAGCTGGGCTGGATCCACTCGGTCCGGGCCGTTACGTGCGACATGACCCCGCCACCCGTGGAGTTCCTGGCGTCCTCGGGCGGGTTGTTCAGGGACTGCTCCGTCCACGACTTCGACATCCTCCGCTGGCTCACCGGCAAGGAGATCGTGGAGGTGTATGCCAAGGGGTCCAACAACGGCGATCCCGCCATTGGCGGGGTAGGCGACGTGGATACCGCGTTGGCAGTGGTGACGTTCGACGACGGGACGGTGGGGACAGTCTCGGCCAGCCGTTACAACGGAGCCGGCCATGATGTACGGCTTGAGCTTCAGGGCTCCGATGGTTCGGTACTCGTGGGCATGGACGAGCAGATGGCCTTGCGCTCGGCCGAACCCGGCGTCGGTTTCCCTGGTGGCCCGGCGCACAAGACCTTCGCGGAGCGCTTCGACCAGGCCTACCGGTCCGAGATCGCTGCCTTCGTGGAGGTGGTCCTTGGCCAGCGCAAGAACCCCTGCACGCCGGAAGATGCTGTGGCGGCCTCGCGGGTTGCCGATGCGGCGCAGGAGTCCCTGGAGACCGGGGCCGCGGTCCGCGTCCGCCTCTCCTGA
- a CDS encoding ABC transporter permease, whose amino-acid sequence MTQTAVQTTARDERVGRRNPLQKLLGRPEVGALVGAVVLFIFFASVSQTFIQPASIATVLYGSSTIGIMAVGVSLLMIGGEFDLSTGVAVISSALTASMFSWYFSVNVWVGVLLALVVSLGIGFINGWILMKTKLPSFIVTLATFLMLTGLNLGLTRMIGGGVSSPSISTMDGYKSAQAVFASSVSLGGVEIKITVFIWIALVAVASWVLLRTRVGNWIFAVGGDDKAARAVGVPVTKTKIGLFMAVGFCGWILGMHNLFAFDAVQSGEGVGNEFLYIIAAVIGGCLLTGGYGSAVGGAIGAFIFGMANKGIVYAQWNPDWFKFFLGLMLLLATIVNLVVKRRAELK is encoded by the coding sequence ATGACACAAACAGCCGTTCAGACCACAGCCCGTGATGAGCGCGTAGGCCGGCGCAACCCGCTGCAGAAGCTCCTTGGCAGGCCCGAGGTCGGTGCCCTGGTGGGTGCCGTAGTCCTCTTCATTTTCTTCGCGTCGGTTTCACAGACGTTCATCCAGCCGGCGTCAATCGCCACCGTCCTTTATGGAAGTTCCACCATCGGCATCATGGCAGTGGGAGTATCGCTGCTGATGATCGGTGGGGAATTCGATCTTTCCACCGGTGTTGCAGTCATCAGTTCAGCACTCACTGCTTCCATGTTCAGCTGGTACTTCTCCGTGAACGTCTGGGTGGGGGTCCTGCTGGCCCTGGTTGTTTCCCTGGGCATTGGCTTCATCAATGGGTGGATCCTGATGAAGACCAAACTTCCCAGCTTCATCGTCACCTTGGCCACGTTCCTGATGCTGACGGGCCTCAACCTTGGCTTGACCCGCATGATCGGCGGCGGCGTATCGTCCCCGTCGATCTCCACCATGGACGGCTACAAGTCAGCCCAGGCAGTCTTCGCCTCGTCCGTGAGCCTGGGCGGCGTGGAAATCAAAATCACCGTGTTCATCTGGATCGCCCTAGTGGCCGTGGCTTCGTGGGTCCTTCTGCGCACCCGTGTTGGCAACTGGATCTTCGCCGTCGGCGGAGATGACAAAGCCGCCCGCGCTGTGGGCGTCCCGGTCACCAAGACCAAAATCGGCCTGTTTATGGCAGTGGGCTTTTGTGGCTGGATCCTGGGTATGCACAACCTCTTCGCCTTTGACGCAGTGCAGTCCGGCGAAGGCGTGGGCAACGAGTTCCTGTACATCATCGCCGCAGTGATCGGTGGCTGCCTCCTTACCGGTGGCTATGGCTCCGCCGTGGGTGGCGCCATCGGTGCCTTCATCTTCGGCATGGCCAACAAGGGCATTGTGTACGCACAATGGAACCCCGACTGGTTCAAGTTCTTCCTGGGCTTGATGCTGCTGCTGGCCACCATCGTCAACCTCGTCGTCAAACGCCGTGCGGAACTGAAGTAG
- a CDS encoding sodium:solute symporter: protein MESSAINIAIVVVYLIAMLAFGWWGKSRTKNNSDFLVAGRRLGPFLYTGTMAAVVLGGASTVGGVGLGYKFGISGMWLVVAIGAGVLLLSLLFAGTIQRLKIYTVSQMLSLRYGSKATQTSGIVMLAYTLMLCATSTGAYATIFVVLFGWERWLAIAVGGAIVLVYSTIGGMWSITLADQVQFIIKTVGIFFLMLPFVMNAAGGMDGIRARLEDSFFQIDGIGIQTIITYFVVYTLGLLIGQDIWQRVFTAKTPTVARWGGATAGIYCILYGIAGAFIGLAARVALPDIDVANLGKDVVYAEVATHILPVGIGGLVMAAAVAAMMSTASGALIAAATVARADVVPFVASWFGKTINTDDTENPEHDVKANRYWVLGLGIVAVLISMAAQDVVVALTIAYDILVGGLLVAILGGLVWKRGTGIAAAWSMAVGSVLTLALLIMFAVGAIPSEDGVYANEPIYYGLAASFLVYVVVSLLTPPTDAAVRAAWDARVAGAVSEELPPEAHPVGSHK, encoded by the coding sequence ATGGAATCTTCGGCAATAAACATCGCAATCGTGGTGGTTTACCTGATCGCCATGCTGGCGTTCGGCTGGTGGGGCAAGTCCCGCACCAAGAACAACAGCGACTTCCTGGTGGCCGGCCGCCGCTTGGGCCCCTTCCTCTACACCGGAACCATGGCCGCCGTGGTCCTTGGTGGCGCCTCCACCGTCGGCGGTGTTGGCCTGGGCTACAAGTTCGGCATCTCCGGAATGTGGCTGGTGGTGGCCATCGGCGCCGGCGTCCTCCTCCTGAGCCTGCTCTTCGCGGGAACCATCCAGCGCTTGAAGATCTACACGGTCTCCCAAATGCTCAGCCTTCGCTACGGAAGCAAGGCCACACAGACCTCCGGCATCGTGATGCTGGCCTACACCCTGATGCTTTGCGCCACCTCCACCGGCGCCTACGCCACCATCTTCGTGGTGCTCTTCGGCTGGGAACGGTGGCTCGCAATCGCCGTCGGCGGCGCCATTGTGCTGGTTTACTCCACCATCGGCGGCATGTGGTCCATCACCCTGGCCGACCAGGTGCAGTTCATCATCAAGACCGTGGGTATCTTCTTCCTCATGCTGCCTTTCGTCATGAACGCAGCCGGCGGCATGGACGGCATCCGTGCCCGTTTGGAGGACAGCTTCTTCCAGATCGACGGCATCGGCATCCAAACGATCATCACCTACTTCGTCGTCTACACACTGGGCCTTCTGATCGGCCAGGACATCTGGCAGCGGGTCTTCACCGCCAAGACCCCCACGGTGGCACGCTGGGGCGGCGCAACCGCCGGTATCTACTGCATCCTTTACGGCATCGCAGGCGCCTTCATTGGCCTGGCCGCCCGCGTGGCGCTCCCGGACATTGATGTTGCCAATCTGGGCAAGGACGTGGTGTACGCCGAAGTTGCCACGCACATCCTGCCGGTGGGTATCGGTGGCTTGGTCATGGCTGCCGCAGTTGCTGCCATGATGTCCACGGCTTCCGGCGCCCTGATCGCCGCCGCGACGGTGGCCCGCGCCGACGTCGTTCCTTTTGTTGCCAGCTGGTTCGGCAAGACCATCAACACCGATGACACCGAGAACCCGGAGCACGACGTCAAGGCCAACCGTTACTGGGTCCTCGGCCTGGGCATTGTGGCAGTCCTCATTTCCATGGCCGCGCAGGACGTGGTGGTGGCCCTCACCATCGCGTACGACATCCTGGTGGGCGGCCTGCTGGTAGCCATCCTGGGTGGACTGGTGTGGAAGCGCGGAACCGGAATTGCGGCTGCATGGTCCATGGCCGTTGGCTCCGTACTGACCCTGGCCCTGTTGATCATGTTCGCAGTGGGCGCGATTCCCAGCGAGGACGGCGTCTACGCCAACGAACCGATCTACTACGGCCTTGCGGCGTCGTTCCTGGTGTACGTGGTTGTGTCCCTGCTGACCCCGCCCACCGATGCTGCGGTCCGCGCAGCCTGGGACGCCCGGGTTGCCGGCGCCGTTTCAGAGGAGCTCCCGCCGGAAGCGCATCCGGTGGGCAGCCACAAGTAA
- a CDS encoding matrixin family metalloprotease — MHELGHVVGLDHVDDPRQLMFDQASWVQDYASGDLTGLAKLGQGPCSKDF, encoded by the coding sequence ATGCACGAGTTGGGGCACGTGGTTGGCCTGGATCACGTGGACGACCCCCGGCAGCTGATGTTTGATCAGGCCTCTTGGGTCCAGGATTATGCGTCCGGTGACCTCACGGGCTTGGCGAAGCTTGGCCAAGGCCCCTGCAGCAAGGATTTTTGA